A stretch of [Clostridium] scindens DNA encodes these proteins:
- a CDS encoding AzlC family ABC transporter permease — protein sequence MSGYKMAFKKAFPYTIPVLTGYLFIGIAFGVMYAEKGYSFLWAMLMSLLVYAGSGQYLAVNFFVPGISFIQVIFMTLMVNVRHIFYGISLLERFHNMGKKRWYMIFGLTDETYSLLCTTNVPEGVEEEKFLFAISIMNQSYWVIGSAIGGLAGALIPFNSEGIDFAMTALFVVIFVEQWMDRKNRIPEMIGVAASFICLQVFGMDSFVLPSMILIVLVLFIARTRLERQVDETCQ from the coding sequence ATGTCTGGTTATAAAATGGCATTTAAGAAGGCTTTCCCGTATACGATTCCGGTACTGACCGGCTATCTGTTTATCGGGATAGCATTTGGCGTGATGTATGCAGAGAAGGGATATTCCTTTCTCTGGGCAATGCTGATGAGCCTGCTAGTCTACGCTGGATCAGGACAATATCTGGCTGTGAATTTTTTTGTACCTGGGATTTCATTTATCCAGGTGATATTCATGACGCTGATGGTGAACGTGCGGCACATATTCTACGGAATATCGCTGCTGGAGAGATTTCATAATATGGGAAAGAAACGCTGGTATATGATATTCGGGCTTACGGATGAGACCTATTCCCTTCTTTGTACGACAAACGTCCCGGAAGGGGTGGAGGAAGAGAAATTCCTGTTTGCCATATCCATCATGAACCAGTCCTACTGGGTGATCGGCTCCGCCATCGGCGGGCTTGCCGGCGCGCTGATTCCCTTCAATTCAGAAGGGATTGATTTTGCCATGACAGCCTTGTTCGTGGTGATATTTGTAGAGCAGTGGATGGATCGTAAGAACCGCATCCCGGAGATGATCGGCGTGGCCGCATCCTTTATCTGCCTGCAGGTATTCGGGATGGACAGTTTCGTGCTGCCGTCCATGATTCTGATCGTTCTGGTCCTGTTTATCGCAAGGACCAGGCTGGAAAGGCAGGTGGATGAGACATGCCAATAA
- a CDS encoding DUF5688 family protein, which yields MTYYQFIQAVEVKVKERIQENVTVSIHTAVKNNGTRRQGLNIVEQGINISPTIYLEEYYQQFQHGGTVEEIAGDILRLYAQVRFGSSFEGDYIKDYERVRGKIIYHLVNRESNRQMLKNTPHKLYLDLAVIFYVLLEVTPYGTASMMIRNEHLAMWGETMEGVYRRACRNTRVLLPDEFQTMRAVIEELTGMEETGKEDRMYILSNEIRSYGAAAILYEGRLERIGDYLKENYYVLPSSVHEVIIVPESEAPAQAELSRLVKEINETQVDPEEVLSNHAYYYDRKQKKLQI from the coding sequence ATGACTTATTACCAGTTTATCCAGGCAGTGGAAGTGAAAGTAAAGGAGAGGATCCAAGAGAATGTGACCGTTTCCATCCATACCGCGGTCAAGAATAACGGCACAAGGAGGCAGGGGCTTAATATCGTGGAGCAGGGAATCAATATATCCCCCACCATCTATCTGGAAGAGTACTACCAGCAGTTCCAGCATGGAGGAACGGTGGAGGAGATTGCGGGAGATATCTTAAGGCTGTATGCGCAAGTGCGATTTGGAAGTTCTTTCGAAGGCGATTATATTAAAGACTATGAGCGTGTCAGAGGGAAGATCATATATCATCTGGTCAACCGCGAATCCAATCGTCAGATGCTTAAAAACACGCCGCATAAGTTATATCTGGACCTGGCTGTGATCTTCTATGTACTGCTGGAAGTGACTCCCTATGGTACGGCATCCATGATGATAAGAAATGAGCATCTTGCTATGTGGGGCGAGACCATGGAGGGCGTGTACAGGCGGGCATGCAGGAATACCCGCGTGCTGCTCCCCGATGAATTCCAGACCATGCGGGCGGTGATCGAGGAATTGACGGGCATGGAAGAAACGGGGAAAGAGGATAGGATGTATATCTTAAGCAATGAGATCCGCAGTTACGGCGCAGCGGCGATCCTCTACGAAGGAAGGCTTGAAAGGATCGGCGATTATCTTAAGGAAAATTATTATGTGCTGCCAAGCAGCGTCCATGAGGTGATCATCGTGCCGGAGAGCGAAGCGCCGGCACAGGCGGAATTAAGCAGGCTGGTGAAAGAGATCAATGAGACGCAGGTGGACCCGGAGGAAGTGCTTTCAAACCATGCGTACTATTATGACCGAAAGCAGAAAAAATTGCAGATCTAG